The nucleotide sequence TCCACACGTAACCTGTGGCGCATTCTGCTCGCGTTGCTCCTGCTCGTGGTTGCAGCACTCGCACTTCGCACCGACTGGAAGCACGCGTTTTCAACCGATATTTTTGATCTGCTCGATTCCGATGCGGCGATGGATGCAGAGACACGTCAGGCACAGGAGGTGTTGCGCACCCGACTCTCGCGCGAAGTGGTAATGGCAGTGCTTCCGGGGGAGGCAGTGCTTCCGGATGGATTTCGCAAGGCATTTCTGGAAACTGCCGTGCAACTCCCCTCTTTTGCCTCGGTGGCTTCAATGGACTCGATGCAACTCGATACCGAATGGACTTCGCTGTGGTTTGAGCATCGAATCGAACTGCTGTTTCCCCTTTGGCTGACCCAGCACCTGCCCGCAGCCTCTTCAGTGAATGCCGAGCAGATGAACGCCCTGACAGACGCAATCGTGCAGCGGCTCGATGCCTTCTTGTCCCAGCCCGAGAGCATGGCCTACGAAGCCATGCTGCCAAAGGATCCGTTGCTGCTGTTACCCCGAGTCATGGATGTGCTCGCCCAGCCTGCTGCGGTGCAGCAACATACCCGCGCGCTGGCATTTTCTGCAAAACTTGCCAGCCATCCAACGGCCGATGGAGTGCAAGATCAACTGCTCGCGGATCTGGACATGCTGCAGCTCTGGACCACTCAGCAACTCGGATCACAGGCCCAGTTGCTCGACACCGGCTTCCACCGCTATGCGATGGAAAGCAAATCGGGTATCCAATCGGAAATTTTCCGTCTCAACCTGCTCTCTCTTGCATTAACACTTACCATCGCATTCCTCTTTCTGAGAAAGCTGATTCTGCTCATCCCCGTTGTTTGCGTGGTACTGAGTTCGGTGTCTTGCGCCCTGGTGGTTTCCCTGCAACTGCTGGGCACCCTGCACATCCTGGCACTGGTGATCGGTTCCATTCTCGTTGGCGTTGCAGTGGATTACGGCTTTCACATCCTGTTCAAACGCGAAGAGCTTGGAGCCACCAGCTTTCGCGTCACCCTGCGCCAGATCCGCCTCCCGCTGGCAACCAGTTGCCTCTCCACTGTCTTTGGTTTTCTCGTGCTGCTGGGCAATCCGGTATCAGCGATTCAACAGGTAGGGGTGTTTGTCAGCCTCGGCCTCGGTTTTGCAATGGGGATCAGTGTGCTCGCCGCGCTTGCGTTTGATTTTCACGGAGAAGTGCACTGGTCCCGCCGACTGGGTTACACGATGCCCCTCCCGAGTCACCCGGCGTGGAAAGCAGTGCGCTGGGTTGTGGCAGTGGCATGTCTGTGCCTTTATCTCACCCTCAGCACTCATCGTGATTCGATTGAAGATCTCCAGATTGAACTCACACAGGCGCCCCGGCAGGATGCCGCCCTGCGTTCCCTTCTGGGTCAGGAAGTGGGAACGCGTTACTGGATTACGCTGGGAAACAGCCTGCAACAGGTCATTGACCGACAGGCAGAACTGCAAACCTCAGTGGAGGGCGGGGAGAACGCTGCCAAACTCTTTCACCTTGCGAACATTTTGCCAGACAGCCGTGCGCTGCAGGGA is from Puniceicoccaceae bacterium and encodes:
- a CDS encoding MMPL family transporter, which translates into the protein MKSTRNLWRILLALLLLVVAALALRTDWKHAFSTDIFDLLDSDAAMDAETRQAQEVLRTRLSREVVMAVLPGEAVLPDGFRKAFLETAVQLPSFASVASMDSMQLDTEWTSLWFEHRIELLFPLWLTQHLPAASSVNAEQMNALTDAIVQRLDAFLSQPESMAYEAMLPKDPLLLLPRVMDVLAQPAAVQQHTRALAFSAKLASHPTADGVQDQLLADLDMLQLWTTQQLGSQAQLLDTGFHRYAMESKSGIQSEIFRLNLLSLALTLTIAFLFLRKLILLIPVVCVVLSSVSCALVVSLQLLGTLHILALVIGSILVGVAVDYGFHILFKREELGATSFRVTLRQIRLPLATSCLSTVFGFLVLLGNPVSAIQQVGVFVSLGLGFAMGISVLAALAFDFHGEVHWSRRLGYTMPLPSHPAWKAVRWVVAVACLCLYLTLSTHRDSIEDLQIELTQAPRQDAALRSLLGQEVGTRYWITLGNSLQQVIDRQAELQTSVEGGENAAKLFHLANILPDSRALQGFLNFRNLHADAFEQSLRRSMELGGYDPDAFDAFWQSWHRTMNASTGPEAWEDRYRELARTLPYPLDFLVNGSDGSYWGTTRVKSAVPVPFESAEHSFELAPLKALNRAFQSYRVGVAGSLQISLIVISAAVLLVFGPRQALRILQVPVHAVLATLAMFSLIGEAITLFHLIGLLLGICLTLDYAIFAAKRSGASPISIRASAITTMASFGALSLSHIPAVADLGTTVLCIACIGLLHTEWNLRLYHEPNA